The Panicum hallii strain FIL2 chromosome 9, PHallii_v3.1, whole genome shotgun sequence genome has a window encoding:
- the LOC112878202 gene encoding ribosomal RNA-processing protein 17-like isoform X1 — MAWEEEAVEEEEYGEEMAASESEAEDVVVGQMPTVMVPKHINKRSLKNKALSVTLDKKALKDFVTGFHKRKKKRRKEAQKVLQEKERKKRIEERKRRKQEKEIALYGRVLSSDDAGLENEDIGDDGEEINDESLSEIKIYEDDGTRITVTTSEITPEDDDIGPRTISGPMSTSYTSKNPSSVAKKNSSLGVKKKPQKRMFKNKSKAKKGDKKRGAVKGKRKGKGRK, encoded by the exons ATGGCGTGGGAGGaggaggccgtggaggaggaggaatacggggaggagatggcggcgtcGGAGTCGGAGGCGGAGGATGTTGTGGTGGGGCAGATGCCGACGGTGATGGTGCCGAAGCACATCAATAAGCGTTCCCTCAAGAACAAGGCGCTATCCGTCACCCTCGACAAGAAAGCCCTCAA GGATTTCGTGACTGGGTTCcacaagaggaagaagaagagaagaaaggAAGCACAGAAGGTTTTGCAGGagaaggagaggaagaagagaatCGAGGAGCGCAAGAGG AGAAAACAAGAGAAAGAGATTGCTCTATATGGTAGAGTACTGTCATCAGATGATGCTGGATTAGAAAATGAGGATATTGGCGATGATGGTGAGGAGATAAATGATGAATCTTTGTCTG AAATCAAAATTTACGAAGATGATGGGACTAGAATCACTGTGACCACTAGCGAAATTACTCCTGAAGACGATGACATTGGACCGAGAACTATCAGCGGCCCCATGTCGACGAGCTACACCAGCAAGAATCCTAGCTCGGTGGCCAAGAAGAACTCCAGCTTAGGCGTGAAGAAGAAGCCACAGAAGAGGATGTTCAAGAACAAGAGCAAGGCGAAAAAGGGCGACAAGAAGCGGGGCGCGGTAAAGGGTAAAAGGAAGGGCAAAGGACGGAAATAG
- the LOC112878202 gene encoding uncharacterized protein LOC112878202 isoform X2 has translation MAWEEEAVEEEEYGEEMAASESEAEDVVVGQMPTVMVPKHINKRSLKNKALSVTLDKKALKDFVTGFHKRKKKRRKEAQKVLQEKERKKRIEERKRRKQEKEIALYGRVLSSDDAGLENEDIGDDGEEINDESLSVCTSCFSRTAFFLLLFRCQHAPTWITSMSTAYHNTCIWAVIPVLRHQVGHDS, from the exons ATGGCGTGGGAGGaggaggccgtggaggaggaggaatacggggaggagatggcggcgtcGGAGTCGGAGGCGGAGGATGTTGTGGTGGGGCAGATGCCGACGGTGATGGTGCCGAAGCACATCAATAAGCGTTCCCTCAAGAACAAGGCGCTATCCGTCACCCTCGACAAGAAAGCCCTCAA GGATTTCGTGACTGGGTTCcacaagaggaagaagaagagaagaaaggAAGCACAGAAGGTTTTGCAGGagaaggagaggaagaagagaatCGAGGAGCGCAAGAGG AGAAAACAAGAGAAAGAGATTGCTCTATATGGTAGAGTACTGTCATCAGATGATGCTGGATTAGAAAATGAGGATATTGGCGATGATGGTGAGGAGATAAATGATGAATCTTTGTCTG TTTGCACATCCTGCTTCTCACGCACCGCATTCTTCCTCCTGCTCTTTCGTTGTCAACATGCGCCAACTTGGATCACATCCATGTCGACAGCATACCACAACACATGCATCTGGGCGGTGATTCCTGTTCTCAGGCATCAGGTTGGCCATGATTCCTAA
- the LOC112876979 gene encoding protein EARLY RESPONSIVE TO DEHYDRATION 15-like produces the protein MSAVAVSSSSLNPDAPLFIPAALLQVEDFSPQWWDLVTTTAWFRDHWSREHTQLDEMAEELDSAGLLPDDDEDLFYDDQPEHAPAAVEAPQHPAPKTDAVLKALNLTSPKGGDASRGFWEKPRHAEKPTKYAGSPKGSSAPRVIHQPR, from the exons ATGAGCGCCGTGGCGGTCTCCTCGTCGTCGCTGAACCCGGACGCGCCGCTCTTCATcccggcggcgctgctgcaggTGGAGGACTTCTCGCCGCAGTGGTGGGACCTCGTCACCACCACCGCCTGGTTCCGCGACCACTGGTCCCGGGAGCACACCCAGCTCGACGAGATGGCCGAGGAGCTCGACTCGGCAGGCCTCCTgcccgacgacgacgaggacctCTTCTACGACGACCAGCCCGAGCACGCACCCGCCGCCGTCGAGGCCCCGCAGCACCCTGCGCCCAAGACCG ATGCGGTGCTCAAGGCGCTGAACCTGACCTCCCCGAAGGGCGGCGACGCATCGCGCGGGTTCTGGGAGAAGCCCAGGCATGCCGAGAAGCCGACCAAGTACGCTGGCAGCCCCAAGGGCAGCAGCGCCCCCCGTGTGATCCACCAGCCCCGCTAG